One genomic region from Bradyrhizobium icense encodes:
- a CDS encoding branched-chain amino acid ABC transporter permease: MAGQTLIPAGDFRTSYAADTTVFPTTTSRNAMIVGIALICLAPHIVNAYVLSLLIQIGIFGIAALGLNIVVGFTGQISIGHAAFFGFGAFTSAYLSNRFGIPVFFCIPLAGAVTAAVGLIFGLPAARLKGLYLAIATLAAQYILLDFFARAEWFTGGSVPASAEPFSIFGYMLRGDKQYFYVVLAYVIVCYLLVTNLIRSRDGRALVAVRDHYLSAEIMGINLTKYRTLSFGLAAFFAGVGGALYAHYNQVVSNEGFGIDRSIIFLAMIIIGGLGSIMGTLMGTAFMVLLPESMEWLSVALRDSPIDQFLGLKNNIAFLREMAIGIIIIVFLVFEPDGLAHRWRQIKAYWKLYPFSH; this comes from the coding sequence ATGGCAGGCCAGACCCTCATTCCCGCCGGCGATTTCCGCACCAGCTACGCAGCGGATACCACTGTGTTTCCGACCACGACCAGTCGGAATGCGATGATCGTAGGCATCGCCCTGATCTGCCTTGCGCCCCATATCGTCAACGCCTACGTGCTCAGCCTGCTGATCCAGATCGGCATCTTCGGCATCGCAGCCCTTGGGCTGAACATCGTCGTCGGCTTTACCGGCCAGATCTCGATCGGCCACGCCGCCTTCTTCGGCTTCGGCGCCTTCACCTCGGCCTATCTCTCGAACCGGTTCGGCATCCCCGTCTTCTTCTGCATTCCGCTCGCCGGCGCCGTGACCGCTGCGGTCGGCTTGATCTTCGGCCTGCCGGCCGCGCGGCTGAAGGGGCTTTATCTCGCGATCGCGACGCTGGCGGCGCAGTACATCCTGCTTGACTTCTTTGCCCGCGCCGAATGGTTCACCGGCGGCAGCGTTCCCGCCAGCGCCGAGCCGTTCTCGATCTTCGGATACATGCTGCGCGGCGATAAGCAGTATTTCTATGTCGTGCTGGCATATGTCATCGTCTGCTATCTGCTGGTCACCAACCTGATCCGTTCACGCGACGGGCGCGCATTGGTGGCGGTGCGCGACCATTATCTTTCCGCCGAGATCATGGGCATCAACCTGACCAAGTACCGCACGCTGTCGTTCGGCCTCGCCGCCTTCTTCGCCGGCGTCGGCGGCGCACTCTATGCGCATTACAATCAGGTGGTCTCCAACGAAGGCTTTGGCATCGATCGTTCGATCATCTTTCTCGCGATGATCATCATCGGCGGGCTCGGGTCCATCATGGGCACGCTGATGGGCACGGCGTTCATGGTGCTGCTGCCGGAATCGATGGAATGGCTCAGCGTCGCGCTGCGCGACAGCCCGATCGATCAGTTCCTGGGACTAAAGAACAACATCGCCTTCCTGCGCGAGATGGCCATCGGCATAATCATCATCGTTTTTCTGGTTTTCGAGCCGGATGGACTCGCGCACCGATGGCGGCAGATCAAGGCGTACTGGAAACTCTACCCGTTCTCGCATTGA
- a CDS encoding branched-chain amino acid ABC transporter permease: MNTQLLIQLLVNGLVVGTLYGVVAMSFVLIYKATQVVNFAQGELLLVGAWVCWWLLTKYQVPFYLGMPITLVFMFLFGIAIQIVILRPMIGEPIISVIMVTIALSTVFSALMKWMFGVNLQPFPRIFQTQNVNILGLQVQTVYLMSLAVSVAMMIGMAWFFRLSKYGLAMRATAFNQQVAQSLGISVKSVFAMAWAISATVSAVAGVVVAVVNGVSAGLSAYGVKVFPAAILGGLDSVGGAVLGGIIIGLLENVAHFLDSEYLHWGNLYEIAPFYALIIILMIKPYGLFGTKDIERV; this comes from the coding sequence ATGAACACCCAGCTCCTGATCCAGCTCCTCGTCAACGGCCTCGTGGTCGGCACGCTCTACGGCGTGGTCGCGATGTCGTTCGTGCTGATCTACAAGGCGACGCAGGTCGTAAACTTCGCGCAGGGCGAATTGCTGCTGGTCGGCGCATGGGTGTGCTGGTGGCTGCTCACCAAGTACCAGGTGCCGTTCTATCTGGGCATGCCGATCACGCTGGTCTTCATGTTCCTGTTCGGCATCGCGATCCAGATCGTCATCCTGCGCCCGATGATCGGCGAACCGATCATTTCCGTGATCATGGTGACGATCGCGCTATCGACGGTATTCTCCGCGCTGATGAAGTGGATGTTCGGCGTCAATTTGCAGCCGTTCCCGCGCATCTTCCAGACCCAGAACGTCAACATTCTCGGACTGCAGGTGCAGACGGTCTATCTGATGAGCCTCGCGGTCTCGGTGGCGATGATGATTGGCATGGCGTGGTTCTTCCGCCTGTCCAAATATGGTCTGGCGATGCGCGCAACCGCGTTCAACCAGCAGGTGGCGCAATCGCTCGGCATTTCCGTCAAAAGCGTATTCGCGATGGCCTGGGCGATCTCGGCGACGGTGTCCGCCGTCGCGGGTGTGGTGGTGGCCGTCGTCAACGGCGTGTCGGCCGGGCTTTCCGCCTATGGCGTCAAGGTGTTCCCGGCGGCAATCCTGGGCGGCCTCGACAGCGTCGGCGGCGCGGTGCTCGGCGGCATCATCATCGGGCTGCTGGAAAACGTCGCGCATTTTCTCGACAGCGAATATCTGCACTGGGGCAATCTCTACGAGATCGCGCCGTTCTATGCCCTCATCATCATCCTCATGATCAAGCCGTACGGCCTGTTCGGCACCAAAGACATCGAGCGGGTGTAG
- a CDS encoding long-chain fatty acid--CoA ligase has translation MMDYAGRVAQADTFPKLLRLNAKEHGGEIALREKDLGLWRVFTWSNYQTRVHDFALGLIELGLGRGDVIGIIGDNRPDWVAAEIATHAIGAMSLGLYRDVLDEEAAYLLSYGEAKLVFAEDEEQVDKLLALADRAPNLKHIVYSDPRGMRKYDDPRLMEAEKLATMGRDRAAREPVLYDGLVDATRGEDVAILCTTSGTTANPKLAMLAAGRVLKHCATYLAFDPKGPDDEYVSVLPLPWIMEQVYALGKGLLCRMKVNFVEEPETMMHDFREIAPTFVLFAPRLWESIAADVRAGVMDSSPLKQKLFDIGMKAGLSALAQGKHSMFADQLLFRALRDRLGFTRLRSAATGGAALGPDTFKFFQAMGVPLRTLYGQTELLGAYTLHPAGKVDPDTTGVPMAADIEIRVDHPDVNGVGEIVVRHPNMFLGYYKNPEASAADIKDGWMHSGDAGYFNDQGQLVVIDRIKDLAETSRGERFSPQYLENKLKFSPYIAETVVLGAGRDALAAMICIRYSIISKWAEKKRISFTTYTDLSSRPEVYELLRKEVEGVNATLPPAQRISRFLLLYKELDADDGELTRTRKVRRSVINEKYADIIDAIYGGRSDIPVDTVIRFQDGTTQRIRTTLRVVDLGGPAPMAEAAE, from the coding sequence ATGATGGATTACGCCGGACGCGTCGCCCAGGCCGATACCTTTCCAAAGCTGCTGCGCCTCAATGCGAAAGAGCATGGCGGCGAGATAGCGTTACGCGAAAAGGATCTCGGGCTGTGGCGCGTCTTCACCTGGAGCAACTACCAGACCCGCGTCCATGATTTCGCGCTCGGCTTGATCGAACTGGGTCTTGGGCGCGGCGACGTCATCGGCATCATCGGCGACAATCGCCCGGACTGGGTGGCGGCGGAAATCGCCACGCATGCGATCGGCGCCATGAGCCTCGGCCTCTATCGCGACGTGCTGGACGAGGAAGCAGCCTACCTGCTCAGCTACGGCGAGGCCAAGCTGGTGTTCGCCGAGGATGAAGAACAGGTCGACAAGCTGCTGGCGCTGGCCGATCGCGCGCCGAACCTCAAGCACATCGTCTATTCCGATCCACGCGGCATGCGGAAGTACGACGATCCGCGCCTGATGGAAGCCGAGAAGCTGGCCACGATGGGGCGCGACCGCGCCGCGCGCGAGCCGGTCCTTTACGACGGGCTGGTCGATGCGACGCGCGGCGAAGACGTCGCGATCCTCTGCACCACGTCCGGCACCACGGCCAATCCCAAGCTCGCGATGCTGGCGGCTGGGCGGGTCCTGAAGCATTGTGCGACCTATCTCGCCTTCGATCCGAAGGGACCGGACGACGAATATGTCTCGGTGCTGCCGCTGCCCTGGATCATGGAACAGGTCTACGCGCTCGGCAAAGGGCTGCTGTGCCGGATGAAGGTCAACTTCGTCGAAGAGCCCGAGACCATGATGCACGATTTCCGCGAGATCGCGCCGACCTTCGTGCTGTTCGCGCCGCGGCTCTGGGAATCGATCGCCGCCGATGTACGCGCCGGCGTGATGGACTCCTCGCCGCTCAAGCAAAAACTGTTCGACATCGGCATGAAGGCGGGGCTTTCGGCGCTGGCGCAGGGCAAGCATTCGATGTTTGCCGACCAGTTGCTGTTCCGCGCGCTGCGCGACCGCTTGGGCTTCACCCGGCTGCGCTCGGCCGCGACCGGCGGCGCCGCGCTCGGTCCTGATACGTTCAAGTTCTTCCAGGCCATGGGCGTGCCGCTGCGCACGCTCTATGGCCAGACCGAACTGCTCGGTGCCTACACGCTGCATCCTGCGGGCAAGGTCGATCCGGATACGACCGGCGTGCCGATGGCCGCCGACATCGAGATCCGCGTCGACCACCCCGACGTCAATGGCGTCGGCGAGATCGTCGTCCGCCATCCCAACATGTTCTTAGGCTATTACAAGAATCCGGAAGCCTCGGCGGCCGACATCAAGGACGGCTGGATGCATTCCGGCGACGCCGGCTATTTCAACGATCAAGGTCAGCTCGTCGTCATCGACCGCATCAAGGACCTCGCCGAGACCTCGCGCGGCGAGCGGTTCTCGCCGCAATATCTGGAAAACAAGCTGAAATTCTCGCCCTACATCGCCGAGACGGTGGTGCTCGGCGCCGGCCGCGACGCGCTGGCGGCGATGATCTGTATTCGTTACTCGATCATCTCGAAATGGGCGGAGAAGAAACGGATCTCGTTCACCACCTACACCGACCTCTCCTCGCGTCCCGAGGTCTATGAACTGTTGCGCAAGGAGGTCGAGGGCGTCAATGCCACGCTGCCGCCGGCGCAGCGCATCTCCCGCTTCCTGCTGCTCTACAAGGAGCTCGACGCCGACGACGGCGAGCTGACCCGCACCCGAAAAGTGCGCCGCAGCGTTATCAACGAGAAATACGCCGATATCATCGACGCGATCTATGGCGGCAGGAGCGACATTCCCGTCGATACCGTGATCCGCTTCCAGGACGGCACCACCCAGCGCATCCGCACCACGCTCCGCGTGGTCGATCTCGGCGGCCCCGCGCCGATGGCGGAGGCCGCGGAATGA
- a CDS encoding ABC transporter ATP-binding protein, translating to MAHTLEVRGVSLRFGGVRALTEVSFGVNEGELFSIIGPNGAGKTSIVNCISGRYKPTEGELFYRGKDITGLNPNARPSLGIGRTFQNLALFHHMSVLDNIMVGRHHLLKNNFITGSLYWLTGARREELEHRRKVEEIIDFLDLQSVRKATAGTLPYGLRKRVELARAMALEPQLILLDEPMAGMNFEEKEDMARYIVDLNEEFGMTVMMIEHDMGVVMDISHRVMVLDFGRKIAEGDPASVLADPHVKRAYLGEEDEVLVDPDDTPASRESAA from the coding sequence GTGGCTCATACGTTGGAAGTGCGCGGGGTTTCCTTGCGCTTCGGTGGCGTCCGTGCACTGACCGAGGTCTCGTTCGGCGTGAACGAGGGAGAATTGTTCTCGATCATCGGCCCGAACGGCGCCGGCAAGACCTCGATCGTCAATTGTATTTCCGGCCGCTACAAGCCGACCGAAGGCGAGCTCTTCTACCGCGGCAAAGACATCACCGGCCTCAATCCGAACGCGCGGCCGTCCCTCGGCATCGGGCGCACCTTCCAGAACCTGGCGCTGTTCCACCATATGAGCGTGCTCGACAACATCATGGTCGGGCGGCACCACCTCCTGAAGAACAACTTCATCACGGGCTCGCTGTACTGGCTGACCGGTGCGCGGCGCGAGGAACTCGAGCACCGCCGCAAGGTAGAGGAGATCATCGACTTCCTCGACCTGCAGTCGGTACGCAAGGCTACCGCCGGCACCCTCCCCTACGGCCTGCGCAAGCGCGTCGAGCTTGCCCGTGCGATGGCGCTGGAGCCGCAACTCATCCTGCTCGACGAGCCGATGGCCGGCATGAACTTCGAAGAGAAGGAAGACATGGCGCGCTACATCGTTGACCTCAACGAAGAGTTCGGCATGACCGTGATGATGATCGAGCACGACATGGGCGTGGTGATGGATATCTCCCACCGCGTCATGGTGCTGGATTTCGGCCGCAAGATCGCCGAGGGCGATCCCGCTTCCGTGCTCGCCGATCCCCATGTGAAGCGCGCCTATCTCGGCGAAGAAGATGAGGTTCTGGTCGATCCCGACGATACGCCGGCCTCACGGGAGAGCGCGGCATGA
- a CDS encoding Crp/Fnr family transcriptional regulator codes for MIAAEYLRRIAAWSRELNEREIEVARAGIVEKSYRANEHIFMRGDTFDYWTGIVTGLARMSTVSSGGKAATFAGLTAGAWFGEGTVLKSEPRRYDVVALRDTRLALMDRSTFFWLFENSVAFNRFLVRQLNERLGQFIGAVEHGRTLDATSRVARSIASLFNPILYPDMTRHLEITQEEIGALSGISRQNANQCLKRLEKEGLLRLEYGGVTIIELERLRHHGE; via the coding sequence ATGATTGCTGCAGAATATCTCAGGCGCATCGCCGCCTGGTCGCGCGAACTGAACGAGCGGGAAATCGAGGTCGCCCGTGCCGGCATCGTGGAGAAATCCTATCGTGCCAACGAGCACATCTTCATGCGCGGCGATACCTTCGACTACTGGACCGGCATCGTCACCGGCCTTGCGCGAATGAGTACCGTATCGAGCGGCGGCAAGGCGGCGACGTTCGCCGGCCTCACGGCGGGCGCCTGGTTTGGCGAAGGCACGGTGCTGAAGAGCGAGCCGCGCCGCTATGACGTGGTGGCATTGCGCGACACCAGGCTGGCACTGATGGACCGCAGCACCTTCTTCTGGCTGTTCGAGAACAGCGTCGCGTTCAACCGCTTTCTGGTCCGGCAGCTCAACGAGCGGCTCGGCCAGTTCATCGGAGCGGTGGAACATGGCCGCACGCTCGACGCAACCAGCCGCGTTGCGCGTTCCATCGCCTCGCTGTTCAACCCGATTCTCTATCCGGACATGACGCGCCACCTAGAGATCACGCAGGAAGAAATCGGAGCGCTCTCCGGCATTTCGCGGCAAAACGCCAACCAGTGCCTGAAGCGGCTCGAGAAGGAGGGCCTGCTGCGGCTCGAATATGGCGGCGTCACCATCATCGAACTCGAACGCTTGCGCCACCATGGCGAGTAG
- a CDS encoding ABC transporter ATP-binding protein → MLEVRDLHAYYGKSHILQGVDIKIDAGEVVSLLGRNGVGRSTTVKAIMGEVPPQGTILFKGSNIAGLPSYKIAHLGLGYVPEHRDIFPGLTVRQNLMLGIKDPRKPGKWRLEDMLQMFPNLAARADTAAGVMSGGEKQMLTICRTLMGDPELVMIDEPTEGLAPLIVHQVGDLLAEIARRGVAILLVEQKLSIAMRISHRLYVMGHGRIVFEGTPADLRDNDAIRKEWLEV, encoded by the coding sequence ATGCTCGAGGTCAGGGATCTGCACGCTTATTACGGCAAGAGCCACATCCTGCAGGGCGTCGATATCAAGATCGACGCCGGCGAGGTGGTCAGTCTGCTCGGCCGCAACGGCGTCGGCCGTTCCACCACCGTCAAGGCCATCATGGGCGAAGTTCCGCCGCAGGGCACCATTCTGTTCAAGGGCAGCAATATTGCGGGCCTGCCGAGCTACAAGATAGCGCATCTCGGGCTCGGCTACGTTCCCGAGCACCGCGACATCTTTCCCGGTCTCACGGTGCGGCAGAACCTGATGCTCGGCATCAAGGACCCGCGCAAGCCGGGCAAGTGGCGGCTGGAGGACATGCTGCAGATGTTCCCCAATCTCGCCGCGCGTGCCGATACGGCGGCCGGCGTGATGTCGGGCGGCGAAAAGCAGATGCTGACGATTTGTCGCACCCTGATGGGCGATCCAGAACTGGTGATGATCGACGAACCGACCGAGGGGCTGGCACCGCTCATTGTGCATCAGGTCGGCGATCTCCTCGCCGAAATTGCCCGCCGCGGCGTCGCCATCCTGCTGGTCGAGCAGAAGCTGTCGATCGCAATGCGGATCTCGCACCGGCTTTATGTGATGGGTCACGGCCGCATCGTGTTCGAAGGCACGCCGGCCGATCTCAGGGACAACGACGCCATCCGCAAGGAATGGCTGGAGGTCTGA